The following coding sequences are from one Lycium ferocissimum isolate CSIRO_LF1 chromosome 3, AGI_CSIRO_Lferr_CH_V1, whole genome shotgun sequence window:
- the LOC132048869 gene encoding uncharacterized protein LOC132048869, giving the protein MHYAILWNLCNKKDKLWVRWVHLYCIKEGVIEEATINQAAWIIRKIVKARTYIEAAGLNIEEEMKVKSFSIRQMYLKLLGPLPKVNWRRLICSNPYPPKCLFMVFLVVNGKIYTKNRLIKWGMDVGPLRQLCNRADESLNHLFFTCPVAAEMWGKLLQ; this is encoded by the coding sequence ATGCACTATGCAATACTGTGGAATCTTtgcaacaaaaaagataaactATGGGTTAGATGGGTGCATTTGTACTGCATAAAGGAAGGTGTCATAGAAGAAGCAACAATCAACCAGGCCGCATGGATAATCAGGAAAATTGTCAAAGCAAGAACATACATAGAGGCTGCTGGTCTGAATattgaagaggagatgaaggtGAAATCATTTTCTATTAGGCAAATGTACTTAAAGCTACTGGGTCCCTTGCCTAAGGTGAATTGGAGGAGACTTATTTGTAGTAATCCTTACCCACCAAAATGCTTGTTCATGGTGTTCTTAGTGGTAAATGGGAAgatatatactaaaaataggTTGATCAAATGGGGTATGGATGTGGGACCATTACGCCAGCTATGTAATAGGGCTGATGAATCATTAAATCACCTATTTTTTACATGTCCTGTTGCTGCAGAGATGTGGGGTAAGTTGCTGCAATAG
- the LOC132051114 gene encoding 18.2 kDa class I heat shock protein-like: MSLIPSFFGGRKSNIFDPFSLDVWDPFEGFPIANVLSSARARETSAFANARIDWKETPQAHVFKVDVLGIKKEEVKVEVEEGRILQISGERSKEQEEKNDQWHRMERSSGKFLRRFRLPENVKMREIKAAMENGVLTVTLPKEEEKKPEVKAIDISG, encoded by the coding sequence ATGTCTCTGATTCCAAGCTTTTTTGGTGGTCGCAAGAGCAACATCTTCGACCCATTTTCCCTCGATGTATGGGACCCATTTGAGGGCTTCCCAATTGCCAATGTCCTATCATCTGCTCGTGCTCGTGAAACCTCTGCTTTTGCAAATGCAAGAATCGATTGGAAAGAAACCCCACAAGCCCACGTCTTCAAAGTGGATGTTCTGGGGATTaagaaagaagaagtaaaagTCGAAGTTGAAGAAGGACGAATTTTGCAGATTAGCGGTGAGAGAAGCAAAGAGCAAGAGGAGAAGAACGATCAATGGCACCGTATGGAAAGGAGTAGTGGTAAGTTTTTGAGGAGGTTTAGGTTGCCTGAGAATGTTAAAATGAGGGAAATTAAGGCTGCGATGGAGAATGGAGTGCTCACTGTGACTCttccaaaagaagaagagaagaaacctGAGGTGAAGGCTATTGATATCTCTGGTTAA